A part of Capsicum annuum cultivar UCD-10X-F1 chromosome 6, UCD10Xv1.1, whole genome shotgun sequence genomic DNA contains:
- the LOC107875306 gene encoding succinate--CoA ligase [ADP-forming] subunit beta, mitochondrial: MVRGMLRKLANQSLSVAGKWQQQQLRRLNIHEYQGAELMSKYGINVPKGVAVGSLNEVKKAIQDVLPNQNEVVVKSQVLAGGRGLGTFKNGFQGGVHIVKADQAEEIASKMLGQVLVTKQTGAQGKVVSKLYLCEKMSLVNEMYFSIILDRATAGPLIIACRKGGTSIEDLAEKFPDMIIKVPIDVFKGISDEDAAKVVDGLAPKVADRNDSIEQVKKLYKLFCETDCTMLEINPLAETSDNKLVAADAKLNFDDNAAYRQKEIFSLRDSSQEDPREVAAAKADLNYIGLDGEIGCMVNGAGLAMATMDIIKLHGGTPANFLDVGGNASEGQVVEAFKILTADEKVKAILVNIFGGIMKCDVIASGIVNAAKQVNLKVPVVVRLEGTNVDQGKRILKESGMTLITAEDLDDAAEKAVKALA; this comes from the exons ATGGTGAGAGGAATGCTGCGTAAATTAGCGAATCAGTCTCTCTCCGTCGCCGGAAAATGGCAGCAGCAACAGCTCCGCCGCCTCAACATCCACGAGTATCAG GGAGCTGAATTGATGAGCAAATATGGAATCAATGTACCCAAAGGTGTTGCTGTTGGTTCCCTTAATGAAGTGAAAAAGGCAATTCAAGACGTGCTCCCTAACCAGAATGAG GTGGTTGTTAAATCACAAGTCCTTGCTGGTGGACGTGGACTTGGAACATTCAAAAATGGATTTCAGGGTGGAGTTCATATTGTCAAGGCTGATCAGGCTGAAGAGATTGCCA GTAAAATGCTTGGACAGGTACTTGTTACCAAACAAACTGGAGCTCAAGGGAAAGTTGTCAGCAAG CTTTACCTATGTGAAAAGATGTCCTTGGTTAATGAAATGTACTTCTCAATTATACTTGATCGTGCAACTGCTGGCCCT CTCATTATTGCTTGTCGAAAGGGTGGAACCAGCATCGAAGACCTTGCTGAAAAATTCCCTGACATGATCATAAAG GTTCCAATTGATGTTTTCAAAGGAATCAGTGATGAAGATGCTGCAAAGGTTGTTGATGGTTTGGCACCAAAAGTAGCTGACAGAAATGATTCAATTGAACAAGTGAAAAAGTTGTACAAACTTTTCTGTGAAACTGACTGCACAATGTTGGAG ATCAACCCCCTTGCAGAAACATCTGATAACAAGCTGGTAGCTGCAGATGCAAAGCTCAATTTTGACGATAATGCTGCTTACCgtcaaaaagaaatattttctcttCGTGATTCATCACAAGAGGATCCTCGTGAA GTTGCTGCTGCGAAAGCTGATTTGAATTATATTGGCTTGGATGGAGAAATTGGTTGCATGGTTAATGGTGCTGGATTAGCAATGGCTACCATGGATATTATTAAGCTCCATGGGGGAACTCCAGCCAATTTTCTTGATGTGGGTGGAAATGCTTCTGAAGGCCAG GTTGTGGAGGCCTTCAAAATTTTGACTGCAGATGAGAAGGTGAAAGCGATTTTGGTGAACATCTTTGGAGGAATAATGAAGTGTGATGTGATAGCCAGTGGTATTGTCAATGCTGCCAAACAG GTAAATCTGAAAGTGCCTGTGGTTGTTCGTCTGGAAGGCACCAATGTGGACCAAGGGAAGAGAATTCTCAAG GAAAGTGGCATGACGCTGATAACTGCCGAGGATTTAGACGATGCGGCTGAAAAAGCAGTCAAAGCCTTAGCTTAG
- the LOC107874573 gene encoding CRIB domain-containing protein RIC5-like: MATKVKGLLKGLRYISQIFDEEKEKEIKIGFPTDVKHVAHIGWDGPSTDNPSWMKEFNGPGQFQSAPLLPPAANNPEIQWASQDSNRRSRNADSSSAGDQQPEQPKSRRHSSSKDNGATDSPKKSRGSRRHHRKDSDGSKHGRIHLDSSAGTESPARDLPDIPKKSRQKKSKESVPGGAVAGSRSAKSKGTSSSTAAATGGGSESAIIQSSSIIS, encoded by the exons ATGGCCACTAAGGTGAAAGGCCTTCTTAAAGGCCTTCGTTACATTTCTCAGATATTTG atgaggagaaagaaaaagaaataaagattgGTTTTCCCACAGATGTAAAACATGTTGCTCATATAGGATGGGATGGACCATCAACAGATAATCCAAGCTGG ATGAAAGAATTCAATGGACCAGGACAATTTCAGTCAGCACCTTTGCTTCCTCCTGCAGCAAATAATCCTGAAATTCAATGGGCTTCCCAAG ATTCAAACCGAAGATCCAGAAATGCAGATTCATCTTCCGCCGGAGATCAGCAACCTGAACAACCAAAATCCAGACGTCATTCTTCTTCTAAAGATAACGGCGCCACTGATTCTCCTAAAAAATCCCGTGGTTCCCGCCGGCATCACCGGAAGGACTCTGACGGTTCCAAACATGGCCGAATCCATCTAGATTCTTCCGCCGGCACAGAATCTCCGGCGAGAGACTTGCCGGATATTCCTAAAAAATCACGGCAGAAGAAGTCTAAGGAATCCGTCCCCGGCGGTGCCGTCGCCGGATCACGATCGGCGAAATCTAAAGGGACATCTTCTAGTACAGCTGCAGCAACAGGAGGAGGATCTGAAAGTGCAATTATACAGAGTTCAAGTATCATTTCAtaa
- the LOC107875303 gene encoding casein kinase 1-like protein 10, protein MDHVVGGKFKLGRKIGSGSFGELYLGVNVQNGEEVAIKLEPVKTRHPQLHYESKIYILLQGGTGIPNLKWFGVEGEYNIMVIDLLGPSLEDLFNYCNRKFTLKTVLMLADQLINRVEYMHSRGFLHRDIKPDNFLMGLGRKANQVYAIDFGLAKKYRDLQTHKHIPYRENKNLTGTARYASVNTHLGVEQSRRDDLESLGYVLMYFLRGSLPWQGLKAGTKKQKYDKISEKKMLTPIELLCKSYPSEFVSYFHYCRSLRFEDKPDYSYLKRLFRDLFIREGYQFDYVFDWTILKYPQIGASSRGRNPSGNAGLNAGPSAERPGRASAGQDIRDRFSGAVESFSRRNTLAAGRHGEHSRHRTSEDIPSSKDVQADSERGRTSRNGSSSRRAAISSSRPTSTGEPTDSRSSRLVSSTGRLSTTQRIQQGIETRPSSFSRTSVTKGNHDNNPLRSFEFLSIRK, encoded by the exons ATGGATCATGTTGTGGGTGGGAAGTTTAAGCTGGGAAGGAAGATTGGTAGTGGCTCTTTTGGTGAGCTTTATTTAG GTGTGAATGTACAGAATGGAGAGGAAGTTGCCATTAAGCTG GAACCTGTCAAGACGAGACACCCTCAACTGCACTATGAATCGAAAATTTATATTCTACTTCAAGGAGGAA CTGGGATTCCTAACCTCAAATGGTTTGGAGTAGAGGGCGAGTACAATATAATGGTCATTGACCTTCTTGGACCAAGTTTGGAAGACCTGTTCAACTATTGCAACAGGAAGTTTACTTTAAAAACAGTACTAATGCTAGCAGATCAACTC ATTAATAGAGTTGAATACATGCACTCCAGAGGATTTCTTCACCGTGACATAAAGCCGGACAACTTTTTAATGGGTTTAGGTCGCAAGGCAAATCAG GTTTATGCAATTGACTTTGGGCTTGCCAAAAAGTATAGGGATCTCCAGACTCACAAGCATATACCATACAG GGAAAACAAGAATCTGACAGGAACTGCTCGGTATGCGAGTGTCAACACTCATCTTGGTGTTG AGCAAAGCAGAAGAGATGATTTGGAATCTCTTGGTTATGTgcttatgtattttcttagaggAAG CCTTCCGTGGCAGGGACTTAAAGCTGGTACTAAGAAGCAGAAATACGATAAAATCAGTGAGAAAAAGATGTTAACACCAATAGAG TTGCTGTGCAAATCTTATCCATCTGAGTTCGTATCATACTTCCACTACTGCCGATCATTAAGATTTGAAGATAAACCTGACTATTCATATTTGAAGAGGCTTTTCAGAGACTTGTTTATTCGTGAAG GTTATCAATTCGACTATGTATTTGATTGGACAATTTTGAAGTATCCTCAGATTGGTGCCAGTTCTAGAGGACGA AATCCTAGTGGGAATGCCGGACTAAATGCTGGACCATCTGCAGAAAGGCCGGGACGGGCGTCAG CGGGGCAAGATATTCGGGACAGATTTTCTGGTGCTGTTGAATCATTTTCCAGAAGGAATACTTTGGCAGCTGGTAGGCATGGGGAACACTCCAGACATAGGACTTCAGAGGATATACCTTCTTCCAAAGATGTG CAAGCTGATTCAGAAAGAGGCCGCACGTCGAGAAATGGAAGCTCTTCTAGAAGGGCTGCCATTTCAAGCAGTAGACCGACCTCTACTGGTGAACCCACAGATAGTCGCTCAAGCAGATTAGTGTCGAGCACTGGTCGTCTATCTACCACACAAAGAATTCAGCAGGGAATAGAAACAAGACCATCATCATTCTCCCGAACTTCAGTCACAAAGGGAAACCATGATAATAACCCTCTCCGGAGCTTTGAATTTCTTTCGATCAGAAAGTAA